Part of the Vibrio penaeicida genome is shown below.
TTATGGTGAATACGTTTGGCGTTCTATCTACAATGCAGGCTGTATCGGCGAGTATGAAAACGCGACGTAAAGGTAATATTGTGGTTGTGGGGTCAAATGCAGCAAATACACCTCGAGCAAATATGGGAGCGTACGCTGCATCAAAATCGGCGCTGCATACGTTTGTGAAGTCGGTAGGCATTGAGCTCGCACCATTAGGGATTCGTTGTAACATTGTCAGCCCAGGTTCAACTCGTACTGAGATGCAGTTACAGCTTTGGAATGATGATTATGGTGAAGAGCAGGTGATTGCAGGAGACGCAAAACAGTTTCGATTAGGCATTCCACTAAATAAAATTGCCGAACCTAACGATATTGCCCAAACCATTTTATTCTTGATGTCTGATGCAGCCAATCACATCACTATGCATGACCTCCGCGTTGATGGTGGTGCAACGCTTGATAACTGATCTGACACCTTGAGCTCTGGTTGTTTTAGATTTTGAAAAAGAAAATGGCGCTTGATACGCCATTTTTGCTGTCTATTTTCATTTGCCATCTGTTACCACTTACCACTCAATCTATTTTGACGACTATTCTCACTTAACGTGCGTTTTAACATCCGTAATCGATTGCTTAATTGGGTAAGGTTTTAATTCGCTAGGCGACCGTTGAATATTGCTTACGCTCGGCTTCTGCTTTTGCATTCGCAAAAATATCGAGAATAGCGACTGTATCTTCCCAGCTGAGGCATTCATCAGTAATAGATTGCCCTTTAGTGAGTGGGAAATCACCAATGCTCTGTGCTCCTCCAACTAGGAAGCTTTCAGACATCACTCCAGCAATGTATTGCTCACCATCAATAATTTGCTGCGCGATATCTCGGGCTACATTGAGCTGGTTTGTTGCAACTTTTAGGCTATTTCCATGGCTGCAATCAACAATTAAGCTTGGGGTTAAGCCGCTCGACTCTAGTTGTTTTGTTACTTCACATACGTGTTCATTGGAATAGTTTGGTTTTTTCCCGCCTCGCAGAATAACGTGTCCTGCCGGGTTACCTTTTGTCATGGCAGCGATAGGCGCATCTTCAAATCCTGAAACGCAAATCAGGTGGGATGATTTCGCTGCATGAATCGCATCAATTGCGATATTGATATTACCATCTGTACCGTTTTTAAAACCTATAGGGCATGGAAGCGCTGAAGCCATTTGCCTATGTGTTTGGGATTCCGTAGTTCTGGCTCCTATTGCACCCCAGCAAATCAAATCAGAAATGTACGGGTAAATGGTTGTGTCTAGAAATTCGGTTGAGGTAGCCAGTTTTAAATCAATGACGTCTTTTAGTAACTTTCTTGCGACAAACAGCCCTTTTCTCATATTGTGGCTGTCGTTCAAATCAGGGTCGACTATTAGTCCTTTCCAGCCCACTCGGGTACGTGGCTTTTCAAAATAGGTCCGCATTACGATGAGAAGTTGGTCGCTATACTTGCCCTGTAGATCCGCTAACTTACGGGCGTACTCCAAACCAGCTTCTGGATCATGGATCGAACAAGGACCAATGATAACCAGCAGTCGGTTATCTTCCCCGTTTAAGATTTGTGAGATTTCTTTTCGCTTCTCACTGATAAACAGCTCACTCTCTGAATCCAAAGCGATTTCATTCACCACATCTGGTACTCGTGGCAGCGAACCGATCGGGGTAGAGTGAATCAGTTTTTGTAGCTCTTGCATCCTTCCTCCTACAAGAAGTGTTCCTTGATGCTTTACCTTTAACGAAGTTGAATCCAGCTAGGACCTAGCTGGACTAAATTAAACAAATGATAATCATTATCATTTTGGGTGGGAGATTATTAAGATATCAGCAGCATAATGTCAAGCCTATTATCTAAGGGGAATTCGACGCTCTTAGTAAGAAAATCAACGATATGTCAGTAAGTTATTCAAATACTCATTAATCTTCGTTGATATACAACTATTCTCATTGTTATTAGATGATAATAATTATTATTAATATTTGAGTTAAGCCTGAATGTGGTGTATTTAAATACTCAACTTTGCCTTTGGGCACATTTTTAATGGATTAAATGAGTGTGGAACTACAAATGAAAGAACTGACAACGATGCAAGCCGCTTATTTGGTTGGGAGAGAAGCGGGGCAATCTATGGGGGGGGTAGCTGCTCACATTTATGCTGAATTTGATGGAAAAAATATTAACGAGGAGCGGTTAGCACTTGCGGTAACTCGGCTTTATGCTGAGCATCCTATGCTAAGAATGAAAATCACCCGTGAGGGGCAGCAAACCATTTCTCCTTTGTCCTCTATTCATAAGCTTGTTATTGATAGTATCGAACACTTAAACTCAGAAGACACCGAGTCATTTTTACTAAACAAACGTGCCACTAAAACAGATCAAAAGCTCGATTTAGAGAACGGGCAATGCATAGAAATTAGCGCCACCTTTCATTCAAAAGGTCAATGCCGCCTTCATATCGACGTGGATATGATTGCTGTTGATGCCCAGAGTTTTCGAATTTTAGTAGAAGAGTTAGCCAAATTTTACACAAATGAACAACCTGGAAACGACGTCCCGGAAGGGGTTCCTTTTTTTGAATATTTAGAGGAACAAGCCGCAGACAAATACCTAATCTCGAAAAGAAAAGAAGACAAAAAGTGGTGGCAAGATCGATTGGAAAGTGTCGCAGATGCGCCTGCATTTCCTTATGTTAGCGAGAGTATTGACCGTCAACATGGTCACAGTCAGCGATTTACTCATTTGTTCACACCTGACGAGAGAGCGTCTATTGAAACCCTAACTAAAGCGTATCACTTAACTCAGACTCAGCTCTTTTTGACGCTATTCTCACAAGCGATTGGGAGTTCTTGTAACGATCCGGATTTCCGATTGAATGTGCCCACTTTCCATCGAGGGTTTTATAAAGGTGATGTTGACGCCATCATTGGTGATTTTTCCAATTTGCTGATTTACAGCGCCAGTTTAAAAGCGCAAGAATCTACTCTTAACCATTGTCGTCGCACAGCCAATCAGCTTAATCAATTACTTAGCCATGAACACTATTCAGGTGTTGCGTTGATGCGTGATCTCTCTCGTCATCATGGTACGGTGCAAGCTTCACCCGTTGTATTTACTTCGGGTCTGGATTTTGATGGAGACAACCTGTTCACTGATGCTGTCACCGAGGCATTCGGTAAGATGAATTGGGTGATATCTCAAGGTGCTCAGGTAACTTTAGATGCTCAGATAGCCCCCGCATACGATGGAATATTCGTGAATTGGGATGTGCGGATGGATGTATTCCCTGAAGGTTTTGTTCAAACACTTTTCGATAAGTTTGTAGCTATCGTACGATCATTAGCAGCCAACCCTGAAAGCATCCATCTCTCATTGGAACAGACGTTGGCAAATCTGGGATTTGATTGTCCTTCACTACCTCTGAAAAGCGCATCACCTAAACCATTGACTGAACTTCAAAAATCTTACCTCTTAGGTCGTTCCACTCAGATTCCGATGGGTGGCACTGCAATGCATGAATTCAGGGAATACCGAGGTAAGATCGACTCAAGCGTTGTTGAATCTCGTTTAGAAGCGCTAGTAAAAAAATACGACGCACTTCGCACGCATATCGATGAGCTTAAACTGTTGCAACACGTTTCTTCTAAGATTTTCCTTAACTTCCACTCACACGACTTTCGACACCTTTCCATCGAGCAATCCCTGGAAAAAGTCGATTCTATTCGTATGGCAAGTAATCATACGATGCACGATCTCTCAAAGTCGCCATGGTCGGTATCGGTTATCCAATTGCCAGAATCTGATTTAGCGTATCAAACGGTGGTATTTACCAGTTTTGATGCGTTAATCGTTGACGGAAGAACACACTCTCTTATTCTTTCTGAGTTACTGAAAAAGAATAGCAATCAACTGCAAGAGCTCAGCACGAATCAAGCGCCTGTTTCAAACCAAAAAAGCGAAAAAGACGATGCTAAAAAACTTGCAGACGAAACATACTGGGAGAACAAACTGAATTCAGAGTGCGCGCCACCTTCACTTCCTTGGAAGCAACGCATAGAAAACATTAAAGCCTCACGCTATCAGCGAGAAAGTATCGTCATAGAGAAGTCGGTGGTGACTCAGTTGACAATGGCGAGCGCTGCTAACAGTTTGTTCTTAAATTCAGCTCTTTCAGCCTTAATCCTTGAAGGGATGTCTTATTGGACTACCGAACAAGAGATGAGGGTAGGTTTTCCTGTTGCTATCCCGCAAAATGATCGTCCACTGGGAAATGACTCGACGTTTGTTATTCTGGAATACCGTAAAAATGTTGGTACCTTATTAGAGCGTGCTCGAAGCATGCAGAGTGATATGCTTGAGGCTCTCGACCATTTGGATTTCTCGGGTGTTGATATTAATCGACAACTCATGAGTTCCCGCTCGACCTCATTGGCGTTACCTGTAGTGGTCACCAATGGTTTGGCGTGGGATACCTTGTCTGAGGAAGACGATTTGGTGTTCTCCTCCGGTGTGACTCAAACACCTCAGGTTGCTCTCGATATTCGTCTAAATTTCGATGAAAGTAAGAATCTTGTTCTGAGTTTCGACTATGCCGTTGACGCCTTAGATAAGCAAGTTGTTGTTTCGATACTCGCGTCAATTGAACGCCACGTGCAATCGGTGTGTGAGAATAATCATTTCGATGTTGCTCCACACGAGGTTGTAAACCTTGATCATTACAAACTGAACTGCGACCCGTCGGATTTTGAACGCTCTAGGTTTTTAGCCAAGATTGCAAAAAATTTGGGTGAGGACGCGTCGAGTGATATTGCGGTTATATGTGGCGACAGACAGATAAGCTACAAAACTTTTGGGGAAGATGTACATAAAGTGATGCAGCACATTGCTCACCTTGGCTTGAAGCAGGGTGATGTGCTAGCTATATGCATGCCTAAAAGCCCAGAGCATCTGGTGATGACTATTGCTTGTTCATTGGCTGGCATCATTTGGGTACCTATTGATGCTTCATCACCAGAAGAGCGGTTGGATTATTTATTAAGCAATTGCAATGCTAGTTTGGTGGTGAGTATTCAGCCTTCTGGTAGAGCAAACGCCGTGACCTATGAATCGCTCTTGCAGCCCGTTGATGAAACCTACGTTTTACCTTCCAACGATGAGTTAGAAGTGTTGAGTAGAAGTGAGCAAGGGTCTTACTACTTATATACTTCTGGAACAACAGGAAAGCCCAAATGTGTAGTGATGAATAGCCGAGCGACCTCCAATGTCATTGGGGAAACCTGTAAAGCGTGGGAAATTACATCTGACGATGTTTTGATGTGTGTGACGCCTTTCCATCATGATCTTTCTGTGTTCGATATCTATGCGTCATTCTCGACGGGCGCCACCATTGTGTTGCCGGCAGCAGGAGAAGAAAAAGACGCAATCAGGTGGAATCAGTTGGTTGAGCAGCATGGCATTACCATCTGGCAATCGGTGCCAGCACTTATGGAAATGCTGCTTTCCTGTATGCAGGGTGAAAAACTGAAATCTTTACGGCTAGTTTGCCAGGGTGGAGATTACGTTAAGCCTAAGACCATTGAAGAGCTTCGGGCGCTAGAGCAAGATATCCGCATGGTTTCCATTGGCGGACCAACAGAAACGACTATATGGAGCGTATGGCATTATGTGACAGACGAGGACATCACCGTTATTCCGTATGGTCGACCATTCCCTGCAAACCAATACTTCATTATGGATGGGTTAGGGAAGCACGTTCCACAAGGGGTTGTTGGCCGAATCATGACAGTCGGAGCAAACCTTGCTTCAGGCTATTTGGAAGATGGTGAGTTGAAACAAACTGACTATGTGACAATTGTGGATGATCAAGGTAACGAAGCCAGAGCCTTTAGAACAGGGGATTTGGGTTATTACCGTGAAGACGGAAACATCATCTTTGCAGGGCGAGTTAACGGTTACGTGAAGGTTAGAGGAGTGCGTGTCTCGCTTCCTGACGTCGAGAAAGAGCTAAATCGATGCCCTGAGGTTGAACAGGTACTGATCGTGGATTACACGGAGCGTAATGGTGACATTGCTTTGGGTGCAATTTATACCGTTGCCGAAGGTCAATCTGCAAATGCGGCAGATATACGTGAATTTGCCCAACAGTGCTTACCAAACTCTCATGTTCCTTCTCAGTTACTGGAGTTGGATAAGCTCCCACTTTCGCGAAACGGAAAGTTCGATCGTAATCAAGCGAGAGAGATGTTGGTTCGTTCAATGGATCAAGCAGCCTCAAATCAGAAATCCTCACTGAGTTCGTCCCCGGATATGGCGAGCCTTGCTAACCAGAACCGCCACATCACTTCAGCGACTCTGCCAGATTTTGCGAAGATCATTGAAGCTTATGAACATGTAATTGGGAAGCAAATAGAAGGTTTTGACGAAAACAGTGCATTCCTATCGCTCGGGCTAAAGCCTTCTCACCTAAAGGGGGTTTCCACTCAACTTAGCCAGGCTTACGGACGTAACGTGTTCGCGCGAAGCTTAATTAAGTGCAGAAACGCGAAAGAGGTACGTGAGGTCATATCGGGCTGAGTTTTATCTATTGCTATGCCTATGTAACGGTAATGAACTTGGAAAGGATTCATCACTCCAAGTTCTTCTCCTTAAAGTGGACCAGAACATGAGGTTCTATTCTAAATCTTGAGGTCTCTTGGGTAGCTATCAAGCTAACGTTCACTGAGTACACACCTCACATCATTAACTGTAAGACTAAATTAAGTTATAAATAAAATGAGAATCAATTTTATATATAAAATCATCACCTTGCTTATGATCTCAGTTTCGGTATCTGTTTTTGCGAAACCATCATCGACAGCCAATGACTCTTACCCAAGAACCTTTGTTAATGCCGATGGCTCTGAAACGGTCATTCCTACTAAGCCAACCCGAATCCTTTCTACATCTGTAACGGTAAGCGGTACTTTGCTTGCTATTGATGCTCCTTTGATTGCGAGTGCTTCTAGCTACGAAGGGTGGTTTTTTAGGCAGTGGGGGAGTTTGGCGAAGGAACGTCAAGTCGAAAATATATGGCCTGCAGGTAGCGTCGATTTGGAGGCTGCATACCTTCACGAACCTGACTTAATTGTAGTGGCATGGCGCGGTGCCGATTCAGCAAGAGATCAAATTGCGGAGTTTCAACAAATTGCCCCGACCATTGTGGTGGACTATAGCACTCAATCTTGGCAGGACTTAGCCACCAAACTTGGTGTTGCAACAGGTCTGGAGAAACAAGCGAATCAACGTATTACTGAGTTCGAGCAATTTGTCGAAGAGAGCAGGAATAAAATAAAGATTCCAGATGGGAAAACGAACATTGTTGCCTATTTTGGTGCTGGAGCGACCAATGCAATCGCACTGGAAACAGGTGTTCATGCTAAGTTGCTTTCCGATCTTGGGTTCAAAATGGAAGTACAGAATCGCCAATGGCACGACAATAGTGTCCCTCTTTCCGACTTCTTGCGAGTGCATTTTGAACTGCTTACACAACTTAAGGCACAAACTACTTTCTTGTTAGAAGCGAATGAAAAAAGCGCAAAATTGTTTATGCAAGATCCCATTCTCGTCAATCTTCCTTCTGTGAAAAAGAACCAAGTTTTTGGGTTGGGTATGAGTTCCTTCAGAATCGATATGTACAGCGCAACGGATATTGTGAATAGAATTGTTGAACGGTTTGGCAATCAGCCTGATGAAGGCTAATGGATAAAGGTCCTCCGGAATGACGATCATGATTCATAGTCGGTCTTCAGAGTTTTCCAGAGACGCCAAAAGGCGTATCTGGACTCTCATTGGGCTTGGGCTGTTGTTGGTTGTGTCTTGCTTCAGTATTTTTATAGGCACACACACTATCTCACCTAGCGTGACCGTGGATGCCATAGTGGCGTTTGATCACAGCAACAGTGACCATCTTTTGGTTCAGCACTTGCGAATTCCCAGAACACTTCTCTCTATCGTTGTGGGCGGAGCGCTAGGTGTTTCTGGGGTTATCATGCAAGCTTTAACCCGCAATCCATTGGCGGATCCTGGGGTGTTAGGAGTGAACGCAGGTGCAACAGTTGCAGTCGTGTCGGCCATCGCGTTTCTTGGTATCTACGAAGTTGCCTACATTATGTGGTTTGGCTTGTTGGGTGCGGCTATTGCAGGCGCGAGTGTGTTTGTTCTTGCAGGCATTAGAAAGGGGGTCAATCCCGTCAGAGTTGTGCTTGCCGGCGCAGCGCTGTCCGTCGTTTTACTCTCACTTACTCACATGATCACAGTCAATAGCCATGAGATGGTGTTTGAACAGTTTCGTCACTGGTCAGTCGGTTCATTTCAGGGTCGTGGCTATGATGTGGTGATTCCTACCTCAATGCTCATTGCAGTTGGATTACTTATAGCATTCTCATTAAGTAAAGCCTTTGATACCGTCTCGTTAGGGGAAGACGTTGGGCATGCCCTTGGCGTAAACCCAATCAAAATATGGTGCCTTGCTTCCATCGCGATTGTGAGTTTGGCTGGTGCTGCTACGGCAGCAGCAGGACCGATCAGTTTTGTTGGTCTTACCGCCCCTCATATCGCACGAATGCTGTGTGGTCCCGACCATAAATGGTTAATGCCATTTTCATTGCTTATCGCCTCGATTCTGACTCTGGTGGCCGATGTGTTAGGACGGGTTATTGGGCATCCAAG
Proteins encoded:
- a CDS encoding amino acid adenylation domain-containing protein — translated: MKELTTMQAAYLVGREAGQSMGGVAAHIYAEFDGKNINEERLALAVTRLYAEHPMLRMKITREGQQTISPLSSIHKLVIDSIEHLNSEDTESFLLNKRATKTDQKLDLENGQCIEISATFHSKGQCRLHIDVDMIAVDAQSFRILVEELAKFYTNEQPGNDVPEGVPFFEYLEEQAADKYLISKRKEDKKWWQDRLESVADAPAFPYVSESIDRQHGHSQRFTHLFTPDERASIETLTKAYHLTQTQLFLTLFSQAIGSSCNDPDFRLNVPTFHRGFYKGDVDAIIGDFSNLLIYSASLKAQESTLNHCRRTANQLNQLLSHEHYSGVALMRDLSRHHGTVQASPVVFTSGLDFDGDNLFTDAVTEAFGKMNWVISQGAQVTLDAQIAPAYDGIFVNWDVRMDVFPEGFVQTLFDKFVAIVRSLAANPESIHLSLEQTLANLGFDCPSLPLKSASPKPLTELQKSYLLGRSTQIPMGGTAMHEFREYRGKIDSSVVESRLEALVKKYDALRTHIDELKLLQHVSSKIFLNFHSHDFRHLSIEQSLEKVDSIRMASNHTMHDLSKSPWSVSVIQLPESDLAYQTVVFTSFDALIVDGRTHSLILSELLKKNSNQLQELSTNQAPVSNQKSEKDDAKKLADETYWENKLNSECAPPSLPWKQRIENIKASRYQRESIVIEKSVVTQLTMASAANSLFLNSALSALILEGMSYWTTEQEMRVGFPVAIPQNDRPLGNDSTFVILEYRKNVGTLLERARSMQSDMLEALDHLDFSGVDINRQLMSSRSTSLALPVVVTNGLAWDTLSEEDDLVFSSGVTQTPQVALDIRLNFDESKNLVLSFDYAVDALDKQVVVSILASIERHVQSVCENNHFDVAPHEVVNLDHYKLNCDPSDFERSRFLAKIAKNLGEDASSDIAVICGDRQISYKTFGEDVHKVMQHIAHLGLKQGDVLAICMPKSPEHLVMTIACSLAGIIWVPIDASSPEERLDYLLSNCNASLVVSIQPSGRANAVTYESLLQPVDETYVLPSNDELEVLSRSEQGSYYLYTSGTTGKPKCVVMNSRATSNVIGETCKAWEITSDDVLMCVTPFHHDLSVFDIYASFSTGATIVLPAAGEEKDAIRWNQLVEQHGITIWQSVPALMEMLLSCMQGEKLKSLRLVCQGGDYVKPKTIEELRALEQDIRMVSIGGPTETTIWSVWHYVTDEDITVIPYGRPFPANQYFIMDGLGKHVPQGVVGRIMTVGANLASGYLEDGELKQTDYVTIVDDQGNEARAFRTGDLGYYREDGNIIFAGRVNGYVKVRGVRVSLPDVEKELNRCPEVEQVLIVDYTERNGDIALGAIYTVAEGQSANAADIREFAQQCLPNSHVPSQLLELDKLPLSRNGKFDRNQAREMLVRSMDQAASNQKSSLSSSPDMASLANQNRHITSATLPDFAKIIEAYEHVIGKQIEGFDENSAFLSLGLKPSHLKGVSTQLSQAYGRNVFARSLIKCRNAKEVREVISG
- a CDS encoding 2,3-dihydro-2,3-dihydroxybenzoate dehydrogenase; protein product: MSKFLERNHVLLTGAAKGIGFSTLENLLEAGAKVIATDIDVELLASKSDSLSTQYPDQLQVFKLDLSKPERVKESIHQWINDYGEFDHLVSCAGILHLGALCDMALEQIENTFMVNTFGVLSTMQAVSASMKTRRKGNIVVVGSNAANTPRANMGAYAASKSALHTFVKSVGIELAPLGIRCNIVSPGSTRTEMQLQLWNDDYGEEQVIAGDAKQFRLGIPLNKIAEPNDIAQTILFLMSDAANHITMHDLRVDGGATLDN
- the fepB gene encoding Fe2+-enterobactin ABC transporter substrate-binding protein gives rise to the protein MRINFIYKIITLLMISVSVSVFAKPSSTANDSYPRTFVNADGSETVIPTKPTRILSTSVTVSGTLLAIDAPLIASASSYEGWFFRQWGSLAKERQVENIWPAGSVDLEAAYLHEPDLIVVAWRGADSARDQIAEFQQIAPTIVVDYSTQSWQDLATKLGVATGLEKQANQRITEFEQFVEESRNKIKIPDGKTNIVAYFGAGATNAIALETGVHAKLLSDLGFKMEVQNRQWHDNSVPLSDFLRVHFELLTQLKAQTTFLLEANEKSAKLFMQDPILVNLPSVKKNQVFGLGMSSFRIDMYSATDIVNRIVERFGNQPDEG
- a CDS encoding FecCD family ABC transporter permease; its protein translation is MTIMIHSRSSEFSRDAKRRIWTLIGLGLLLVVSCFSIFIGTHTISPSVTVDAIVAFDHSNSDHLLVQHLRIPRTLLSIVVGGALGVSGVIMQALTRNPLADPGVLGVNAGATVAVVSAIAFLGIYEVAYIMWFGLLGAAIAGASVFVLAGIRKGVNPVRVVLAGAALSVVLLSLTHMITVNSHEMVFEQFRHWSVGSFQGRGYDVVIPTSMLIAVGLLIAFSLSKAFDTVSLGEDVGHALGVNPIKIWCLASIAIVSLAGAATAAAGPISFVGLTAPHIARMLCGPDHKWLMPFSLLIASILTLVADVLGRVIGHPSEISVGIMIALIGGPFFVFLVKRWKISQL
- a CDS encoding 3-deoxy-7-phosphoheptulonate synthase; protein product: MQELQKLIHSTPIGSLPRVPDVVNEIALDSESELFISEKRKEISQILNGEDNRLLVIIGPCSIHDPEAGLEYARKLADLQGKYSDQLLIVMRTYFEKPRTRVGWKGLIVDPDLNDSHNMRKGLFVARKLLKDVIDLKLATSTEFLDTTIYPYISDLICWGAIGARTTESQTHRQMASALPCPIGFKNGTDGNINIAIDAIHAAKSSHLICVSGFEDAPIAAMTKGNPAGHVILRGGKKPNYSNEHVCEVTKQLESSGLTPSLIVDCSHGNSLKVATNQLNVARDIAQQIIDGEQYIAGVMSESFLVGGAQSIGDFPLTKGQSITDECLSWEDTVAILDIFANAKAEAERKQYSTVA